A single genomic interval of Maniola jurtina chromosome 23, ilManJurt1.1, whole genome shotgun sequence harbors:
- the LOC123877429 gene encoding membrane-associated guanylate kinase, WW and PDZ domain-containing protein 1, producing MAQSSVDSDRLSSANISTHSSGTAGTVGGSVVGVRVGDPNHKREDEDDYNLGPLPPMWEKAFTPSGERYFIDYNTGTSHWLDPRLARVRKHSLGECGEDELPYGWERVTDERYGSYYVDHINRRTQYENPVLQARRLRAEKMAAENGNNSQMNGPTPSGELRGERFTMNLTKGTQGLGFTLIGAEGIPETEGYLQIRSIVPHSPAWIDGALRPGDVVVGVGNRGVRGLSHAQVAQIFQSITPGTEVTLHLVRGYPLSFDSEDPNTRVLSTLAVDATTPATSDAVAMQQLTRALRTRFNLGSPNHIESQGRDETDNSVPPHSPNQRRLLSRSFELDELATASDRDPVPPRCPSADHLLTLATDHQHRNNNGTSIEPGRELVLTLRRGAAGFGFTIADSVHGQKVKKVLDRSRCAGLREGDLLLQIGENDVRHAPHQHVVQVLKDCPALSETTLRVWRRNTITRAPRSRSATRVQPATTASNNNQMGRSKTPTAEQLRSQPLHTIDHDVRDRQNGMDPVEATYAVPEHKNRENRETLMERRRRSSTPGARLTLPVVTPWNDSNINNINQDNQWQQQPWLDNSSNVRNWAETQKWDENGQKWEESGQKWDGNNTEYIGRLDGPSEGWEGGRWNNTWGEVATPTVHVDMNAAYWRGNASVADSSDNGGFPDDGMLHSPHTAAVGGLSRQSPSTSRIRPHSPSNSTGRMRSHSPSNASATDRLLTNSPSTRLQSQSPSNNSSNSRIKGSPLRLREQSPARHMHSPARSPCYETEQPALYVANYPQVEAGGTTDPEADVLVRLARGSAGFGFRIVGGTEDGSRVAVGYVVPGGPADGLLRPGDLLTSVDGIPLAGATHARAVAYVCQAASRGHVTLGVRHNRADIQPLGLPSIPAPHAHQPLLAAEPLHHVPAGSYNILHPAPLYPPAQHIPMYGVQYDPSTSPGWSSAPYDVTVTRSEGEGFGFVVISSTNKATSTIGQLIPNSPASRCGRLHVGDTIVAINGQPVRNLPHPDVVALIKRSGTSVTLTVTHPRQD from the exons ATGGCTCAAAGTTCAGTGGACTCTGATAGACTTTCTTCAGCCAATATTTCAACTCACAGCTCTGGTACCGCTGGCACGGTTGGAGGGTCAGTTGTTGGTGTCAGAGTTGGTGACCCAAACCATAAACGAGAGGATGAAGACGACTATAACTTGGGACCATTGCCTCCAATGTGGGAGAAAGCCTTTACACCTTCCGGAGAAAGATATTTTATAGA CTATAACACTGGAACATCACATTGGCTGGACCCACGGCTAGCAAGAGTGAGGAAGCACTCCCTTGGTGAATGTGGTGAAGATGAACTGCCATATGGCTGGGAGAGAGTCACTGACGAGAGATATGGCTCATATTATGTGGATCACATCAACAGGCGTACGCAGTATGAGAACCCAGTACTGCAGGCGAGGAGGCTTAGAG CGGAGAAAATGGCAGCAGAAAACGGAAACAACAGCCAGATGAATGGCCCCACACCCTCTGGAGAGCTAAGAGGGGAACGGTTCACCATGAACCTGACGAAAGGGACTCAGGGTCTGGGCTTCACGCTGATCGGTGCTGAGGGCATACCGGAGACTGAGGGGTATCTGCAGATTAGGAGCATAGTGCCGCATAGTCCTGCTTGGATTGATg GTGCCCTCCGGCCCGGCGACGTGGTGGTGGGCGTGGGCAACAGAGGCGTTCGGGGCTTGTCCCACGCGCAGGTCGCGCAAATCTTCCAGTCCATCACTCCTGGGACCGAGGTTACTCTGCATCTTGTGCGCG GTTATCCACTATCGTTCGACTCGGAAGACCCAAACACTCGCGTTCTCAGCACGCTAGCAGTTGATGCGACAACGCCTGCTACCTCCGATGCTGTTGCTATGCAACAACTCACCCGGGCTTTGAGAACCAG ATTTAACCTCGGCTCGCCAAATCACATAGAGTCTCAAGGACGCGACGAAACTGACAACTCTGTACCCCCACACAGCCCCAACCAGAGGCGGCTCTTGTCCAGATCCTTCGAGCTGGACGAACTGGCCACCGCCAGCGACCGTGACCCCGTGCCGCCCAGGTGCCCCTCTGCCGACCATCTGCTGACCCTGGCCACTG ACCACCAACATCGGAATAACAACGGCACATCAATTGAACCAGGGCGGGAACTTGTGTTAACGTTGAGAAGAGGCGCGGCCGGCTTTGGGTTCACTATTGCTGACAGCGTACATGGACAGAAGGTTAAAAAG GTTTTGGACCGCAGTCGTTGCGCCGGATTAAGGGAAGGAGATTTGCTGCTGCAGATCGGTGAAAATGATGTAAGACACGCTCCGCACCAACACGTCGTACAA GTACTTAAAGACTGCCCGGCATTGTCAGAGACCACGTTGCGTGTGTGGAGACGGAACACCATAACGCGGGCGCCGAGAAGTCGGTCTGCTACTCGCGTCCAACCAGCTAcaa CCGCATCGAATAACAATCAAATGGGCAGGAGTAAAACGCCCACAGCAGAACAACTGAGATCGCAGCCTCTGCATACAATCGACCATGATGTTAGAGACAGACAGAATGGCATGGACCCTG TTGAAGCAACATACGCAGTCCCGGAACACAAAAACCGGGAAAACCGGGAAACGTTAATGGAAAGACGCCGCCGAAGCAGCACCCCCGGGGCAAGACTAACCCTCCCCGTCGTCACTCCCTGGAACGATTCCAACATAAACAATATTAACCAGGATAACCAATGGCAGCAACAACCTTGGTTAGACAACTCTAGTAACGTACGGAACTGGGCAGAAACGCAGAAGTGGGATGAGAATGGACAGAAATGGGAGGAAAGTGGGCAGAAATGGGATGGGAATAATACTGAGTATATTGGAAGGTTGGATGGGCCTAGTGAAGGGTGGGAAGGGGGAAGATGGAATAATACGTGGGGGGAGGTTGCCACGCCAACGGTGCATGTGGATATGAATGCTGCGTATTGGCGGGGTAATGCTAGCGTCGCCGACAGCAGTGATAATGGag GTTTCCCCGATGATGGCATGCTCCATTCGCCTCACACGGCCGCCGTGGGTGGTCTATCGCGGCAATCGCCTTCCACCAGCAGAATCCGACCACACTCACCTTCCAATTCCACTG GTCGCATGAGAAGTCATTCGCCATCAAACGCCAGCGCAACGGATCGCCTGTTAACAAACTCACCCTCCACTCGGTTGCAGAGTCAATCGCCTTCCAATAACTCCTCCAATAGCAGAATAAAGGGATCACCGTTAAG GCTTCGCGAACAATCGCCCGCAAGACATATGCATAGTCCAGCGCGGTCGCCGTGTTACGAGACCGAGCAACCAGCTTTGTATGTCGCCAACTACCCTCAG GTAGAAGCGGGCGGTACAACGGACCCAGAAGCAGACGTGCTGGTGAGACTAGCGAGGGGTTCCGCCGGCTTCGGGTTCCGTATAGTGGGCGGCACCGAGGACGGCAGCCGCGTCGCCGTGGGGTACGTTGTACCAG GGGGTCCAGCAGACGGTTTGCTGCGGCCGGGTGATCTATTAACATCAGTAGACGGTATACCGCTAGCGGGCGCCACGCATGCCCGAGCCGTGGCATACGTCTGCCAAGCCGCCTCTAGAGGGCAT GTAACATTAGGTGTGCGGCATAACAGGGCGGACATACAACCTCTGGGCCTGCCGAGCATACCAGCGCCGCATGCTCACCAACCTTTACTCGC GGCGGAACCCCTCCACCACGTGCCAGCGGGCTCCTACAACATCCTACACCCCGCGCCGCTCTACCCGCCCGCACAGCATATACCTAT GTACGGGGTCCAATACGACCCAAGTACGTCCCCCGGGTGGTCGAGTGCGCCCTACGACGTGACAGTGACGCGCAGTGAGGGCGAGGGCTTCGGCTTTGTCGTCATATCCTCCACCAACAAGGCCACCAGCACTATAG GTCAACTAATCCCCAACTCGCCCGCGTCCCGCTGCGGCCGCCTTCACGTCGGCGACACGATAGTCGCAATCAACGGTCAGCCCGTGCGGAACCTGCCGCACCCGGACGTCGTGGCGCTTATCAAGAGGTCCGGCACCTCCGTCACCCTCACCGTCACACACCCGCGACAAGACTGA